One genomic segment of Patescibacteria group bacterium includes these proteins:
- a CDS encoding ATP-dependent Clp protease proteolytic subunit has translation MKKLYNYLNGSPYPESGKKQYNQLIPMVVDKTPFGERAYDIYSRLLEDRIIFLGGPINDAVANTIIAEFLFLESQDPEKDIRFYINSPGGEVPASLAIYDVMQLVKPDVETICIGTAASGAAVLLAAGSKGKRYALPNAVVMLHQLWVPGVGGQASDVEIYTKHISKTKKQLNQILANHTGQSLAKIEKDTDRDFFMTPDEAKTYGVIDNVLKEPPKTTKKKK, from the coding sequence ATGAAAAAACTTTACAATTACTTGAACGGATCGCCCTATCCTGAATCAGGCAAAAAGCAATACAACCAGCTGATTCCGATGGTGGTGGATAAAACCCCCTTTGGCGAAAGGGCTTATGATATTTATTCCCGTTTATTAGAGGACCGAATCATTTTTCTTGGCGGGCCGATTAATGATGCGGTGGCAAATACGATTATTGCCGAATTCCTGTTTTTAGAAAGTCAAGATCCAGAAAAAGATATTCGTTTTTATATCAACTCTCCCGGCGGCGAAGTGCCGGCCAGTTTGGCAATTTATGATGTCATGCAGTTGGTTAAGCCGGATGTGGAAACTATCTGTATTGGCACGGCTGCTTCTGGCGCCGCCGTTTTGTTAGCCGCTGGCAGTAAAGGCAAAAGATATGCTTTGCCCAATGCCGTAGTAATGCTTCACCAGCTTTGGGTGCCTGGAGTTGGCGGCCAAGCCAGCGATGTCGAGATTTATACCAAACATATCTCAAAAACAAAAAAACAGTTGAACCAGATTTTAGCTAACCATACCGGCCAGTCTTTAGCTAAAATTGAAAAAGATACAGACAGGGATTTTTTTATGACCCCGGACGAAGCGAAAACCTACGGCGTGATTGACAATGTTTTAAAAGAACCGCCAAAGACAACAAAAAAGAAAAAATAG
- the gyrA gene encoding DNA gyrase subunit A: protein MAKEQKPEIREKIKEQGIISEMRESYLAYAMSVIVSRALPDVRDGLKPVQRRILYSMYDSGLRHNSKTVKSARIVGNTMGRFHPHGDAAIYDALVRMAQPFSLRYPLIVGQGNFGSIDNDPPAAQRYTEAKPSALAEEMLQDIEKNTVEFRPNYDNSLEEPAVLPAKLPNLLINGSMGIAVGMATNIPPHNLSEVVEAMQHLLKNEKAKTEDLLKFIKGPDFPTGGTVFDQGQMLSAYSTGKGSVLIRGKAEIEQRQAKKKTVSGWDIVISEIPYEVNKASLIAKIADLVESKKVDGIRDIRDESNKDGIRVVVELKTDVQPQRILNLLYKYTDLQKAYHFNMVALVNGIQPKILSLKEFLEEFLNHRKIVVTRRTEYDLARTKDRIHILEGLATALDHIDEIIELIKKSKDKLQARENLMKKFKLSEKQAEAILAIRLESLAKLESEKIYAELREKKKLAKELQAILDDPKKVIQVIDAELAEVKEKFGDSRKTQIDSGQIKEFKDEDLIKQESVIITLSQEDYIRRLNPESFRVQKRGGKGVTGFETKEKQDIPLLAKVCQTHDLLLFFTNTGKVFFTKAYEIPESSRLSRGKPVNNFLNISADEKVVALISYQEKSSQAKYLILATEKGVVKKLKIDQVLGRRRNGSRVISLKKNDSLIGADFSSGQDQVILISQSGQSIRFAETNIRAQGKASQGVRGMGLKKDDKAISLNVIEKNKAKTQKILVITEKGFGKFSALKDYRLQTRAGSGIKTAKLNEKVGRLILGKAIDNEEELIILSHSGQALRIQLESIPVLSRATQGVKLINLAEKDRVATAAVL from the coding sequence ATGGCAAAAGAGCAAAAACCAGAGATAAGAGAAAAAATCAAAGAACAAGGCATTATTAGCGAGATGCGCGAGTCTTATTTGGCTTACGCGATGTCAGTGATTGTTTCCCGGGCTTTGCCTGATGTTCGGGACGGTTTGAAACCGGTTCAGCGCCGGATTTTGTATTCAATGTACGATTCTGGTTTGCGCCATAATTCAAAAACAGTTAAGTCAGCCAGGATTGTTGGTAATACTATGGGGAGATTTCATCCGCATGGCGATGCCGCGATCTACGATGCTTTGGTTAGAATGGCCCAGCCGTTCAGTTTACGTTATCCTTTAATTGTTGGCCAGGGCAATTTTGGCTCAATTGACAATGACCCGCCTGCGGCCCAGCGATACACTGAAGCCAAACCCTCTGCTTTGGCTGAAGAGATGCTTCAGGATATTGAAAAAAACACCGTTGAGTTTAGGCCTAACTATGATAATAGCTTAGAAGAGCCAGCAGTTCTGCCGGCAAAACTGCCCAATCTTTTGATTAATGGTTCAATGGGAATTGCGGTTGGTATGGCAACTAATATTCCGCCTCATAATCTTTCCGAAGTTGTTGAAGCAATGCAGCATCTATTGAAAAATGAAAAAGCCAAAACCGAAGACTTGCTGAAGTTTATTAAGGGTCCGGATTTCCCTACCGGCGGAACGGTTTTTGACCAAGGCCAGATGCTTTCTGCTTACAGCACCGGCAAGGGTTCGGTTTTAATCCGGGGCAAGGCGGAGATTGAACAAAGGCAGGCAAAGAAAAAAACCGTTTCCGGCTGGGACATTGTTATCTCGGAAATTCCCTATGAGGTTAACAAGGCCAGCCTAATTGCCAAGATTGCTGATTTGGTTGAGAGTAAAAAAGTTGACGGAATTCGGGATATTCGCGACGAATCAAACAAAGACGGGATTCGGGTTGTCGTTGAGCTTAAAACCGATGTTCAGCCCCAGAGAATCCTGAACCTGCTTTATAAATATACGGATCTTCAAAAAGCTTATCATTTTAATATGGTTGCTTTGGTAAACGGAATCCAGCCGAAAATTTTGTCTTTGAAAGAGTTTTTAGAAGAGTTTTTAAACCACCGGAAAATTGTGGTTACCCGCAGAACCGAATACGATTTGGCTAGAACCAAAGACCGAATCCATATTCTTGAAGGTTTAGCCACGGCGCTGGACCATATTGACGAGATTATTGAACTGATTAAAAAATCAAAAGACAAGCTCCAGGCAAGAGAGAATCTGATGAAAAAATTCAAGCTTTCAGAGAAGCAGGCCGAAGCAATCTTGGCGATTCGTTTAGAAAGCTTGGCTAAGCTGGAGAGTGAAAAGATTTATGCTGAATTAAGAGAAAAGAAAAAATTAGCCAAGGAGCTGCAAGCAATTCTTGATGATCCGAAAAAAGTTATCCAAGTGATTGATGCCGAGCTGGCTGAGGTTAAAGAAAAATTTGGCGACTCCAGAAAAACCCAGATCGATTCGGGCCAAATTAAAGAGTTTAAAGACGAGGATTTAATCAAGCAAGAATCAGTGATTATTACTTTGTCTCAGGAGGATTATATCCGCCGCCTTAATCCGGAATCTTTTCGAGTCCAGAAGCGGGGCGGCAAAGGCGTAACCGGATTTGAGACCAAAGAAAAGCAGGATATTCCTCTGTTGGCCAAAGTTTGCCAAACTCATGATTTGCTTTTGTTCTTCACCAATACCGGCAAAGTTTTCTTTACCAAAGCTTATGAGATTCCAGAATCAAGCCGGTTAAGCCGCGGCAAGCCAGTAAACAATTTTCTCAATATCTCTGCAGATGAAAAGGTTGTCGCCTTAATCTCTTATCAGGAAAAATCCAGCCAAGCCAAATATTTAATTTTGGCAACCGAAAAGGGTGTGGTTAAAAAACTGAAAATAGACCAAGTTTTGGGCCGGCGGCGCAATGGCTCCCGGGTGATTAGTTTAAAAAAGAACGATTCTTTAATTGGGGCAGATTTTTCTTCCGGACAAGACCAGGTAATTTTAATTAGCCAATCAGGCCAGTCAATTAGGTTCGCTGAAACTAATATCCGGGCCCAAGGTAAAGCCTCTCAGGGAGTCAGGGGCATGGGCTTAAAAAAAGACGACAAAGCTATTAGTTTGAATGTGATTGAAAAAAATAAAGCCAAAACCCAGAAAATTTTAGTAATTACTGAAAAGGGCTTTGGCAAATTTTCAGCTTTAAAAGATTATCGGCTTCAAACCCGGGCCGGTTCAGGAATCAAAACCGCGAAACTTAACGAAAAAGTTGGCCGTTTGATTTTGGGCAAAGCGATTGACAATGAAGAAGAATTGATTATACTTTCTCATTCTGGCCAAGCGTTGAGAATTCAGCTTGAGTCAATTCCGGTTTTAAGCCGGGCAACCCAAGGGGTAAAACTGATCAACTTAGCGGAGAAGGACAGGGTTGCCACTGCTGCAGTTTTATGA
- a CDS encoding helix-turn-helix domain-containing protein → MEDRNIKINRFFLNLDLNQDEASVYLSLLEQEVLSVLELARKTNIPRTNIYRILERLKNLGLVEEIIDQKRTLAKASNFSHLEWLIAERKQKAKNLELALPEIKNILKKQRSVKQGETKVVFYRGKNGIKQLLWNSLKTKEVAGYAFLSYEDSTDKKFAQQFREERWRRKIKIRDLISDNDKYLSRKNLLLIKQSPVFQYYQARYLPASRININHDLIIYSDTIAFYQWLDEEIFGVEIRNQSITKLQKQIFEMLWPMAKTPEQALKNRENEK, encoded by the coding sequence ATGGAGGACAGAAATATTAAAATCAACCGATTTTTTCTTAATCTTGACTTAAACCAAGACGAGGCTTCAGTTTATCTATCTCTTTTAGAACAGGAAGTTTTGTCTGTTCTGGAACTTGCCAGAAAAACAAACATACCCAGAACTAACATTTACCGGATTTTAGAACGATTAAAAAACCTGGGATTAGTCGAAGAGATAATTGACCAAAAAAGGACTTTAGCTAAAGCAAGTAATTTTTCTCATTTAGAATGGTTGATTGCCGAACGAAAACAAAAAGCTAAAAATCTGGAATTAGCACTGCCTGAGATTAAAAACATTCTAAAAAAGCAAAGATCAGTTAAACAAGGAGAAACAAAAGTTGTTTTTTATCGGGGCAAAAACGGAATTAAACAGCTTTTATGGAACTCACTTAAAACAAAAGAGGTAGCTGGCTATGCTTTTTTAAGCTATGAAGATAGTACAGATAAAAAATTTGCCCAGCAGTTCAGAGAAGAAAGGTGGCGCCGAAAAATCAAGATCCGCGACTTAATCTCTGACAATGATAAGTACCTTTCAAGAAAAAACCTGTTATTAATCAAACAATCGCCGGTTTTTCAGTATTATCAAGCCAGATATCTGCCAGCCAGCAGAATAAACATTAACCACGACCTGATTATCTATAGTGATACGATTGCTTTTTATCAATGGCTGGACGAAGAAATCTTCGGGGTTGAGATCCGCAACCAATCAATTACCAAACTCCAAAAACAGATTTTTGAAATGCTTTGGCCAATGGCTAAAACCCCGGAGCAGGCTTTAAAAAATCGGGAAAATGAAAAATAA
- the nusA gene encoding transcription termination factor NusA: MFDLKTIIQSIQQIAEEREIPEARVKEIIETALAHAYKKEYRNKSEIIKADFNPKTGLVEFFQIKQVVDPSMLLEEDEEPKEDEKKIRFNEDRHILLDQAREIKPEIFTGEELEFPLEAKLEFGRIAAQTAKQVILQKLHEAEKETLFDFYKTKENEIVSGIIQRIDKGNVFVDLGKNVGVMFSDETIPGERYRPGERLKFYVLSVEQGSRGLSILLSRSHPKFLAKLFASEVPEIAEGIVEIKSIAREPGERTKIAVSSNNESIDPIGACVGQKGTRVTTIMNELGNEKIDIILWSDDPATFISNALAPAKIAEVQIRPNKEARVFVPADQQSLAIGRNGQNVRLAHKLTNWRIEVRSSAKPEEIIDQGQPEIYEQEPDYQEQSEADQPIKPEQEQETSKDSNSE, from the coding sequence ATGTTTGATTTAAAAACCATTATCCAATCGATCCAGCAAATTGCTGAAGAAAGAGAGATTCCGGAAGCAAGAGTCAAAGAAATCATTGAAACCGCTTTGGCTCATGCTTATAAAAAAGAATACCGGAATAAAAGCGAGATTATCAAAGCTGATTTTAACCCGAAAACCGGCCTGGTTGAGTTTTTTCAAATCAAGCAGGTGGTTGACCCATCAATGCTTTTAGAAGAAGATGAAGAGCCAAAAGAAGATGAAAAAAAGATTCGGTTTAATGAAGACCGGCACATTCTGCTTGACCAGGCCCGAGAAATTAAACCGGAGATTTTCACCGGCGAAGAGCTTGAGTTCCCCTTAGAGGCAAAGTTAGAGTTCGGCCGAATTGCCGCCCAGACGGCCAAACAAGTAATTCTGCAAAAACTCCACGAAGCAGAAAAAGAAACCTTGTTTGATTTTTACAAAACTAAAGAAAATGAAATTGTCAGCGGGATTATCCAAAGAATTGATAAAGGCAATGTTTTTGTTGATTTGGGCAAAAACGTTGGGGTAATGTTCAGCGATGAAACTATCCCCGGGGAAAGATACCGGCCTGGCGAAAGATTAAAATTTTATGTTCTGTCAGTTGAACAAGGCAGCCGCGGGCTTTCAATCCTGCTTTCCCGATCCCATCCAAAATTCCTGGCTAAACTTTTTGCCAGCGAAGTGCCGGAAATCGCTGAAGGCATTGTTGAGATAAAATCAATCGCCCGGGAACCGGGTGAAAGAACCAAAATCGCGGTCAGCTCGAATAACGAATCAATTGACCCGATCGGCGCTTGCGTTGGCCAGAAGGGAACCCGAGTGACAACAATTATGAATGAGCTGGGCAATGAAAAGATTGATATTATTCTCTGGTCTGATGATCCGGCGACTTTTATCAGCAATGCTTTGGCGCCGGCAAAGATCGCCGAAGTCCAGATTCGGCCCAATAAAGAGGCCCGAGTTTTTGTCCCGGCTGACCAGCAATCTTTAGCAATCGGCAGAAACGGCCAAAATGTTCGGTTAGCCCACAAGCTGACTAACTGGCGAATCGAGGTTCGCTCAAGCGCTAAACCAGAAGAAATAATTGACCAGGGCCAGCCAGAAATTTACGAACAAGAACCGGATTACCAAGAACAATCTGAAGCTGACCAACCAATAAAACCAGAGCAAGAGCAAGAAACGAGCAAAGATTCTAACAGCGAATAA
- the tig gene encoding trigger factor, which translates to MKSEFKNLPGSKISLKITLPQEEFKVFVDQALTELAAETELPGYRKGKAPKELVQQKLGEFAIYQKAAEKAIEKLYWQEVEKNNWEAITKPEIAITKLAPNNPLEFEAVFAIVPELNLPDNYKDSLKSLKKEKKPVEVQDKEIQSSLLWLQRSRSSFKEVDRPAEEKDWLTIDLLIKQNNQAVEAGEQNDFRFVLEKDALMPGFFEQVLNQKKGDQLNFSLSAPKDYWQKDLAGKKLDFKVLIKKIEQEILPELNDEFAKTLGKFNSLAELRQSIAHGLKHEAEEKEIQRFRLVLLNHLSEMVELELPEALIDREEEIMLEELKSSIANSGLAWQDYLGQLKKSEADLKKEFKSEAEKRLIYALILAKVAEKESVEPDKQEVEQEADKFLARFKTTGQAEKSIDVYKLIAYTKEKLKNEKTLQLLERIALS; encoded by the coding sequence ATGAAATCTGAATTTAAAAATTTACCCGGTTCAAAAATCAGTTTAAAAATTACTCTTCCTCAAGAAGAATTTAAGGTTTTTGTTGACCAAGCTTTAACAGAGTTGGCAGCGGAAACTGAACTGCCGGGTTATCGGAAGGGCAAAGCGCCAAAAGAGTTAGTTCAGCAAAAACTCGGCGAGTTTGCGATTTACCAAAAAGCCGCTGAAAAAGCAATCGAAAAGCTTTATTGGCAGGAAGTTGAGAAAAACAACTGGGAAGCGATTACTAAACCGGAGATTGCTATTACCAAGTTAGCGCCAAATAATCCTTTGGAGTTTGAAGCAGTATTTGCTATTGTTCCTGAACTGAATTTGCCGGATAACTATAAAGATTCTTTAAAATCTCTTAAAAAAGAAAAAAAGCCGGTTGAGGTTCAAGATAAAGAGATTCAGTCATCGCTTTTATGGCTTCAGCGGTCCCGGAGCAGCTTTAAGGAAGTTGATCGTCCGGCTGAAGAAAAAGATTGGCTGACCATTGATCTGTTAATCAAACAGAACAATCAAGCGGTTGAAGCCGGAGAGCAGAATGATTTTCGGTTTGTTTTAGAAAAGGACGCTCTAATGCCCGGATTTTTTGAGCAGGTTTTGAACCAAAAAAAGGGCGACCAGCTGAATTTTTCTTTATCAGCGCCAAAAGATTATTGGCAAAAAGACTTGGCCGGCAAAAAGCTTGATTTTAAGGTTTTGATTAAAAAAATTGAGCAAGAGATTCTGCCCGAACTTAATGATGAGTTTGCCAAAACTCTGGGCAAGTTTAATTCTTTGGCTGAATTAAGGCAGAGCATTGCTCACGGATTGAAGCATGAGGCGGAAGAAAAAGAAATCCAAAGATTCCGTTTGGTTTTGCTCAATCATTTGAGCGAGATGGTTGAACTTGAGCTGCCCGAAGCATTGATTGACCGGGAGGAAGAGATTATGCTTGAAGAGCTAAAATCTTCAATTGCCAATTCTGGTTTGGCTTGGCAGGATTATTTAGGCCAGCTGAAAAAATCAGAAGCGGATCTGAAAAAAGAATTTAAATCAGAAGCAGAAAAAAGATTAATCTATGCTTTGATTTTGGCAAAGGTGGCGGAAAAAGAATCAGTTGAGCCGGACAAACAGGAAGTTGAACAGGAAGCAGACAAGTTTTTAGCCAGGTTTAAAACCACCGGACAGGCGGAAAAATCAATTGACGTTTATAAGCTGATTGCTTATACTAAAGAAAAGCTTAAAAATGAAAAAACTTTACAATTACTTGAACGGATCGCCCTATCCTGA
- a CDS encoding class I SAM-dependent methyltransferase, whose protein sequence is MINLVQVIQQAGISPAETIADFGAGSGFIAMELAKAVGPNGKVYAIDILEDPLDALESRAKTEKFFQIETIKSDLEKTNGSTLEPNSCDWVLVANLLFQIENPETIIKEANRILKPGGKILAIEWLPEKLISQQGHFFHQPDEIKKILTANNFIPVKELKPSQSHYGLIFQKQA, encoded by the coding sequence ATGATTAATCTTGTTCAGGTTATCCAACAAGCCGGTATCTCTCCGGCTGAAACAATTGCTGATTTTGGCGCTGGTTCGGGATTTATTGCTATGGAGCTGGCTAAAGCAGTTGGCCCTAATGGCAAGGTCTACGCAATTGATATTTTAGAAGATCCGTTAGACGCGCTTGAATCCAGAGCCAAAACAGAAAAGTTTTTCCAGATAGAAACCATCAAGTCTGACTTAGAAAAAACCAATGGCTCAACTTTAGAACCAAACTCCTGCGATTGGGTTTTAGTGGCTAACCTCTTGTTCCAGATTGAAAACCCAGAAACAATCATTAAAGAAGCAAACAGAATCTTGAAGCCAGGCGGAAAAATCTTGGCGATTGAGTGGCTGCCGGAAAAACTAATCTCCCAACAAGGGCATTTTTTTCATCAGCCAGATGAGATAAAAAAAATCCTAACTGCAAACAACTTTATTCCGGTTAAAGAATTAAAACCAAGTCAAAGCCATTATGGCTTAATCTTTCAAAAACAAGCTTAA
- a CDS encoding MBL fold metallo-hydrolase, producing the protein MVITYYGLSCFKIETNDLVIGLSPFAKNEKLGTPRAPRFKAQVVLISQPASELYNYTGSIEGEQLTFDSPGEYEVGGVFIYGFSGQPKFAKAKTKQSTIFMIKSEGLTLAYLGGFSGSNISEGVLESLGDVDLLILPIGGGEVCDSEQAVSLVSQIEPKIVIPMHYQLKGLKIKLGPLEDFAKEINLKPESLDRLSIKKIAPAEELKFISLEPQNF; encoded by the coding sequence ATGGTTATTACTTATTACGGTTTATCTTGTTTTAAAATAGAGACCAATGATTTGGTGATTGGTCTAAGTCCGTTTGCCAAGAATGAAAAATTAGGCACTCCTCGGGCGCCGCGGTTCAAAGCCCAAGTGGTATTAATTTCCCAACCAGCCAGCGAGCTTTATAACTATACTGGTTCAATTGAAGGCGAACAGTTAACTTTTGATTCTCCGGGCGAGTATGAGGTCGGCGGCGTGTTTATTTACGGCTTTTCCGGCCAGCCAAAGTTTGCCAAGGCAAAAACCAAGCAGAGTACAATTTTTATGATTAAATCCGAAGGCCTAACCTTAGCTTATTTAGGCGGCTTTAGCGGCAGTAATATCTCTGAAGGCGTTTTGGAGAGCTTGGGTGATGTTGATTTATTGATTTTACCGATCGGCGGCGGCGAAGTTTGCGATTCTGAACAGGCAGTCAGTTTGGTTAGCCAGATTGAGCCGAAGATTGTTATCCCGATGCACTATCAGCTCAAAGGTTTGAAAATAAAGCTGGGCCCATTAGAAGATTTTGCCAAAGAAATAAACTTAAAACCGGAGAGTCTGGATAGGCTTTCAATTAAAAAAATCGCTCCTGCTGAAGAATTAAAATTTATCAGTTTGGAGCCGCAGAATTTTTAA
- a CDS encoding family 1 glycosylhydrolase → MSFPKSFLWGSATSAYQVEGNNRFSDWWHWEIKNKKEQSGRACDFWNQYPIYIDYLKQGRQNAFRLSLEWARINPEKNIWNEKALRHYLKIIEELKKNKIEPIITLWHFTLPEWLAQKDGWLNKDSLKHWQDYIEKIKEYFGQEIRYWLTLNEPSIYLYKGYLEGNWPPGKKIALFKALRIRRKLIQAHQLAYQILKTKQNQISLALNLSFDEPGFKFYPLGNLLVKIFQNYTDWGVLAELKNKELLDFIGINYYFHNLIKINPLISRKKNKIFSDLGWEIYPQGIAKVAEQVYRLAKKPILITENGLADKKDEKRPKFIQDHILGLDQAMKQGVPIIGYLHWSLIDNFEWALGKEPRFGLLEMDYEKITAKPRQSFWFYKKIVESYTERV, encoded by the coding sequence ATGAGTTTTCCTAAATCTTTTCTCTGGGGTTCAGCCACTTCAGCTTATCAAGTTGAAGGCAATAACCGATTTTCTGATTGGTGGCATTGGGAAATAAAAAATAAAAAAGAGCAATCAGGCCGAGCTTGCGATTTCTGGAACCAATACCCGATCTACATTGATTATTTAAAACAAGGCAGACAAAACGCTTTCCGCCTGTCTTTAGAATGGGCCAGAATTAATCCGGAAAAAAATATCTGGAATGAAAAAGCTTTGAGGCATTATTTAAAAATCATTGAAGAACTGAAAAAAAACAAGATTGAGCCGATTATTACTTTGTGGCATTTTACTTTACCTGAATGGCTAGCCCAAAAAGACGGTTGGCTGAACAAAGATTCGTTAAAACACTGGCAAGATTATATTGAAAAAATTAAAGAATATTTTGGCCAAGAAATCCGCTACTGGCTAACGCTTAATGAGCCGAGTATTTATCTTTATAAAGGCTATCTTGAAGGCAACTGGCCGCCAGGAAAAAAAATCGCTTTATTTAAAGCCTTAAGAATCAGGAGAAAATTGATTCAAGCTCATCAATTGGCTTATCAAATCCTAAAAACCAAACAGAACCAAATCAGTTTGGCGTTAAATCTTTCTTTTGACGAACCGGGTTTTAAGTTTTATCCTTTAGGGAATCTGCTGGTAAAGATATTTCAAAACTATACTGATTGGGGCGTGCTAGCAGAGCTTAAAAACAAAGAGCTGCTTGACTTTATTGGAATTAATTATTATTTTCACAATTTAATTAAGATTAACCCGTTAATTTCGAGGAAAAAGAACAAAATTTTTTCTGATCTTGGTTGGGAGATCTATCCCCAAGGCATTGCCAAAGTGGCTGAACAAGTTTATCGGCTGGCAAAAAAACCGATTTTAATCACTGAAAACGGCTTGGCTGATAAAAAAGACGAAAAAAGACCAAAGTTTATTCAAGACCATATTTTGGGGCTTGACCAAGCAATGAAACAAGGCGTGCCAATCATTGGTTATCTTCACTGGTCTTTAATAGACAACTTTGAATGGGCTTTGGGCAAAGAGCCGCGCTTTGGACTCTTAGAAATGGATTATGAAAAAATAACTGCCAAACCAAGGCAAAGCTTTTGGTTCTACAAAAAAATCGTTGAGAGCTACACTGAAAGGGTTTAA
- a CDS encoding extracellular solute-binding protein → MGNLSRRQLLIIGGIAGAALVLLLIIFVGLKPSKSGAAKLIIWGTFENPELFSDLIKPFTQQTKAEITYVPKDPKTYEQELINALAAGAGPDIFFFENTWLLKHYNKIQPAPKSLFTVSAVEQSYPQVVVRDFTSADNVYAIPLFLDSLALFYNQDLLDQAAIPFPPKTLEELVEMAPKLTKFNERRDILYSGFALGSAANVSHATDILSLLMLQAGSNIISNDFTITLHQTNAGAQALNFYTQFAKSKNQVYSWDEKMGNSIEEFARGKAAIAIGYASDIPIIRSISPYFNFKIALMPQPETSQLRKDYASYYGLAVNKQSRYKQAAWELISFLSQNETAESFARKVNLPPAKRILLDRFKNQPIMDIFSRQAYTALSWPQADPIIIDQIFKSAISQSLAETQPLDMIISSVANQLDKLYKQL, encoded by the coding sequence ATGGGTAATCTAAGCCGAAGGCAATTATTAATCATTGGCGGAATCGCCGGAGCAGCGCTGGTTCTGCTTTTAATTATTTTTGTTGGCTTAAAGCCAAGCAAAAGCGGCGCGGCTAAATTAATTATCTGGGGAACATTTGAAAATCCAGAGCTTTTTTCTGATTTAATCAAACCCTTTACCCAGCAAACCAAAGCTGAAATTACCTATGTGCCAAAGGACCCAAAAACTTATGAGCAGGAATTGATTAATGCTCTGGCAGCCGGCGCCGGACCGGATATTTTCTTTTTTGAAAACACCTGGCTGTTAAAACACTATAATAAAATTCAGCCGGCGCCAAAATCTCTTTTTACTGTCTCGGCAGTTGAGCAGAGTTATCCCCAAGTGGTTGTCAGAGATTTCACTTCAGCTGACAATGTTTACGCTATTCCGCTTTTTCTTGACAGTTTGGCTCTTTTTTACAACCAAGATTTGTTAGACCAAGCGGCAATTCCTTTCCCGCCGAAAACCCTGGAAGAGTTGGTTGAGATGGCGCCAAAATTAACCAAATTTAATGAACGAAGAGACATTCTGTATTCTGGCTTTGCTTTAGGCTCAGCCGCCAATGTCAGCCACGCGACTGACATCTTATCTTTATTAATGCTCCAAGCCGGCTCAAACATTATCAGCAACGACTTTACAATTACGCTTCATCAAACTAATGCCGGCGCCCAAGCTCTGAATTTTTACACCCAGTTCGCTAAATCAAAAAATCAAGTTTATTCTTGGGACGAAAAAATGGGTAACTCAATTGAAGAATTTGCCCGAGGCAAAGCGGCAATAGCAATTGGCTACGCTAGCGATATTCCGATTATCCGCTCAATTTCCCCTTATTTTAACTTCAAAATCGCTTTAATGCCCCAGCCTGAAACAAGCCAGTTAAGAAAAGATTATGCTTCTTATTACGGCTTGGCTGTTAATAAACAGTCAAGATACAAGCAAGCAGCTTGGGAGTTAATCTCTTTTTTGTCTCAAAACGAAACCGCAGAAAGTTTTGCCAGAAAAGTCAATCTGCCGCCAGCCAAGAGAATTCTTTTGGACAGATTTAAAAACCAGCCGATTATGGATATTTTTTCCCGACAAGCTTATACCGCCCTGTCTTGGCCCCAGGCTGACCCAATAATAATTGACCAGATATTTAAAAGCGCGATTTCCCAATCGCTTGCAGAAACCCAGCCGCTTGATATGATTATCTCAAGCGTTGCCAATCAATTAGACAAGCTTTACAAACAATTATGA